The DNA segment ttcctctGTTTTTTGTAGAAAAGAACAGAAACAGAGGTCTGTTTTCTGCTCTATTTTTCGAGCAAAATACAGaggtttcttcttctcctttcttctttcttcttttttctttcttctttcttctttctcctttctccttcttcttcttcttcttctttctattttttttcctctGTTTTTTTGTCGAAAAGAACAGAAACAAAGTTCTGTTTTCTGCTCTATTTTTCGAGCAAAATACAGAGGTTTCTTCTTCTCTTAACAGAAAGAGAGGTCTGTTTTTGTGCTCTAttttttttggttctgttttggcAAAATAACAGAGGTTTTGAAGCTCTGTTTTTGCAAAATTACAGAGGTTGTTTCGAAGCCCTGTTTTTGCAAAATAACAGAGGTTGCTTCTTCTCTTAACAAACTTTCTGTTTCTTTCaggcccttttttttttttttcaattattgaCTTATAGTCTCTTATAGAGTAGAATTAATTGCATATTGACTTGataattttttttcaataaaACAGCGTTGAAATGTCATCCGATAGTAATAAACGAAATGATATAGCTTGGAATTATGTTATACAAGGCTCATCAAGATCCGCAATTAAATGTGTATTTTGTGAAAAAACATATAATGGTGGGATAACTCGTCACAAGCAACATTTGATAGGTGGATTTAAAAATGTAGTACAATGTCCCCTTTGTCCGCCCGAGGTTAGGGAGGAAGTAAAAGCGTTTGTTGATAAGAAAAATGTGACAAGAACTCAAATGAATTTTGAAGCATCGGTGAATCtaattgatgaagatgatgaaatggatgAAGATGGTGAAATGAGACCTCCCCCCCAAAAACTCATAAGATATCTTCAAATAGTTCTAGTGGGTCATCCACGACGGCACGTACAGTGACAAAAGGTCCTCTCAATCTTTATTTCTCGGCAAAACaacaagaaaagggaaaaggTGAAGAAGGTCTAGGTTTAGAagccaagaagattttgagagACCGCGCCGTAAGTGCCTTTGCAGCATGGATGTATGATGCAGGGCTTCCTTTCAACTGTGTTAACTACAAAACTTTTGATAAATTCATTGAAGCTGTAGGACAATATGGCCCAGGAATGAAGCCTCCTAGCTATCATGAAGTTAGAGTAACTCATCTTAAAAAAGAGGTGAAGAAGATAGACCAAATTATTGAGGAGCATAAAGTGgaatggaacaagtttggatgttccattatgatggataaatggACAGCACggaatggaaaaatgatcataaatgTGTTGGTGAACTCTCCAAGAGGGAGTGTTTTTCTTGAATCTCACGATGCTAGCAACTCTTCTACGGATGGAAGCAAAATGTACAGCTTGTTTAGAAAGACTATTGATAAAATTGGAAAGGAAAATGTTGTACAAATTGTTACAGATAATGCTAGTGAGAATGTTAGTGCGGGTAGGATGATGGAAGCTATGTATCCACACATTTATTGGACTCCATGTGCTGCCCATTGTATCAACTTGATGTTTGGTGACATATTCAAGGAAAACCCATATGCTTCAGGTAACTTTAATATAGTTATTTATACTTATGTCCTATCCTATTAAGTATTAACTATAAAATTGTTATTGTTACTTTTACAGTTTTCACTAAGGCCGTCAGGGTATATTCTTACATCAGTCAGAGGccgttgttgttgaatttgatgaGGAAATTCACAAATGAAAGAAATTTGGTGAGACCGGCCAAGACTAGATTTGCAACGGCTTTCTTAACTTTGCATAGTTTTTacttgcaaaagaaaaaaattgagaaaTCTAGTTCTTTCAAATGAATGGAAAGATAATAGATATGCAAAGGAAGTTGCGGGAAAAGAAACTGCCAAAGTTCTTATTTCTCCATCATTCTGGAATGACGTCGTTCGGGCTCTTAAAGTTGGTGGTCCTTTGATTAAGGTACTTCGTATGGTGGATGGGGAGAGAAAACCACCAATGGGCTATCTTTATGAGGCTATGGATAGAGCCAAAGAGACTATTGCAGCGTCATTTGAGGGAGATGTTagaaaatatgagaaagtttttGAGATAATTGATATCAGGTGGGAGAATCAACTCCATCGACCTTTGCATGCAGCAGGCCATCTTCTGAACCCGGGATTATTTTACAAGAACACTAGAGATGAAACTTTGGCTTCAGAGGTGTGGATTGGATACCATGCATGTCTTGAGAAGCTGGTCCCTAATTCAGCGACGATAGATCAAATAGGGGAGGAGTTTGGTAGGTACTCACAAGCAGAGGGCCTATTTGGTTTACAAGCGGCCATTAGAGCCAGAGACATAAGGTCGCCAGGTAACTAACTTTAATATAGATATCCTTataactttaaattaatttatttgatttatacttattaacttataaaatatttttctatagttGAATGGTGGAAGCAATTTGGACATCAAACTCCAAACTTGCAAAAGTTTGCCATCAAAGTACTAAGCCTAACTTGTAGTGCATCTGGATGCGAGAGAAATTGGAGCGTATTTGAGCATGTAAGAAGTagatttattatattaatatattttatattgtattattattagtatcgattaattaatctaaacaactTATGCGCAGATTCACTCCAAGAAAAGGAATAGGCTTGAGCTATCGCGTCTCAATGATCTAGTGTATATTAAACACAATAGAACATTGAGGCGACGTTATGAAGCTCGCGATACCATTGATCCAATTTTGTTGGACAACATTGACGAGGCAAATGAATGGTTAACTGGAGCCCCCCAAAATCATGAAGATGAACAAGTGTATGAAGGAGATGATCTTGATTGGGGTACTGTTTCTATGGCGGTTGGAGTTGAGGAGAATATCTATGGTCTTAGAGGGAGTTCTTCAAGTTACAAGGGAAAGGGAGTAGCAAGTTCAAGCCGGTCCCTAATTGATGAAAACTccgaggatgaagaagatgatagcCAATATAATGCTAACATTCATGaagttgtagaatttgaaaatcttGAAGAAGAATAGACGTTGCTTGTTTTAGACTATTAGACTTTAGTTTATGAATCTACTATGAGTCTATGACTATCTATTGAGTCTTTAATTTTTGAatgatatatttattaatatattattgttattgagtttttagttatatgtatataatattttatgtttttgtataaattgtCGCTTCACATCAAAAAGGCGAGCGCTTCGCTGCGCGCCTCTCGCCTCAGTGAAGCGGGCCCTCGTCGCTATTTGTCGCTGCACGCTATCCAAAACACTGCTTTATCGTAAGTCTTCTTTAAGTCGATGAACATGTAAATCCCTCTTCCTCTCCCTATATTGTTCCATCAACCTCCTAGCAAGATAaatagcttctgtagtcgaacgactTGGCATAAATCCAAATTGGTTCTCAGAGATATCCACAATCCTCCCCAACCTCAGCTCCACCGCCCCAGTGTTATTAAAAGCGCACGCTTCTCGCTTAAAGCGCAGAAGCGAGGCGAGGGGGCTATGCTTTTCTGCCCTAAAGCGCGACGCAGTTAAATAAGTGCACGCTTCACCTTAAAAAGTGAAAAGCGAGGCGATGAAAACAAGCGACAAAAGCACGCTTAAGCGATTCCATCGGCTGACtagggttttttttttaaaaattgcttcTTCCAAACATCAGTTGTTACGCACACTTCTTCCAAACATCTGCTTCTCTACTGCAAGCGACGACTGCCTTCGACTTCTGCTCTTCAGGTAAGTTTCTCTTCTTCTCTAGTTCTCTTCTTCTCCATCAgttctttcttctcttctcttctcttctcttcttttcttctgcGACGACTGCCTTCTACTTCTGCTCTTctgattttctcttcttctctttttcttcttcttttctattttttcagtTCTTATTTCTCTGTTCTTGTTCTGCCCTGTTTTCTCTTCtccttttttccattttctgTTGTTCGTATGTGCTCTGTTCACTGTTCTgcatttttttttggttgttcTCAAACATGTGCTCTtctgattttctcttctttttcagttcttatttctttgttcttgttctGCCCTGTTTTGTGTTTTCTCCTCTCCTATTTTTCCATTTTCTGCTGTTCACTATGTGCTCTGTTTTCTCTGTTCACTGTTATGCCATTTTTTAACAGTTCtgcatttttttttgttgattgtAGTAAATTCAATCTTATTATTCAATGGCATCAAGCCAAAAAAAAGATCCAGCTTAGGCGTATGGAGTTGCAATTGGCAGTAGCATAAAAGTGCAATGTATCTTTTGTCAAAATATATATAACGGTGGAATACATCGTCACAAGAGACATCTAATTGGTGGTTTTAGAGATGTCAAAGAATGTTCACAGGTTCCG comes from the Nicotiana tabacum cultivar K326 chromosome 14, ASM71507v2, whole genome shotgun sequence genome and includes:
- the LOC142168701 gene encoding uncharacterized protein LOC142168701, which codes for MVDGERKPPMGYLYEAMDRAKETIAASFEGDVRKYEKVFEIIDIRWENQLHRPLHAAGHLLNPGLFYKNTRDETLASEVWIGYHACLEKLVPNSATIDQIGEEFGRYSQAEGLFGLQAAIRARDIRSPVEWWKQFGHQTPNLQKFAIKVLSLTCSASGCERNWSVFEHIHSKKRNRLELSRLNDLVYIKHNRTLRRRYEARDTIDPILLDNIDEANEWLTGAPQNHEDEQVYEGDDLDWGTVSMAVGVEENIYGLRGSSSSYKGKGVASSSRSLIDENSEDEEDDSQYNANIHEVVEFENLEEE